The genomic window TTCCTAGTGTCATTCTTTTGTTCATTGCTATACCATCGTTTGCTCTGTTATACTCAATGGACGGGGTATTAGTAGATCCAGCCATTACTATCAAAGCTATTGGACATCAATGGTATCGGAGTGCGCCTCTTAACGAGGGTGATTTAAGTGCAACGAAATGTACCGGTGGTTCGCGAAGCATCTGGCTTACCGGTCATCTCCCATTCCCGTCGTCGAGAGACTAAAAGAACTATAGCATGCCAGAAACGGAGAGTTGAGGTGGTTAGACCTATACCCCGAAATGCTCCCAGCATAGGAGCCTATGGTTCCATTCTTGTTATTGCTGGAGGTACACATACCTCTTCTCGGTGTGGTGGAGCGATATACGAAAAATAGATGCTAAGCCTGCAATGTCCGATAACGGGGCTTTAGTAGTGAATCTATCGGCACCACAGCAGTGGCATACAACTTTGGACCTAAGGGCCGGCCCCGTTACCTTTCGGAATGGGGGATCCCCGTTGGCAACAACCACGGTAGTAGTTGCGGAACTACTGGGCCAAGAGAGGACAACCTGTTGTTCCTGCTCCACCTTCTTCGCTTCGGGGACGGAGGTCCTACGGTAGGTAAGAGCACGCACAAGCACTTGACCGAAGGGGACCAGCGCTTCTACTCCTCCACCGAGGAGCCGTTCTTGCGAGAAGCAAGGGATGTCGTGAACGGTGGGAGGTCAAAGAAAGAGAATTGACCTCTGAATACAGTGATCCTATGATCTAGATAGACTCCGTCCTTTTTTTTTTAGATAAGGGTGACTCAAGAAATTGGGGGTGGGACCTGCTGGCATAATGCAGGCTGGAACGTGGGAATTCGAGGTCTCATGAACGACTTTTTTTCGTGGACAAACATACTTTCCGGTCGGGCCTATGGATCCTTTTAGATCTACGGGCCGGCCGTTCACATGAGCATAGGGAATCTATACTCGAGCCTTCGACTTGGCCCCTGACAGGATAGGTGAGGAATCACTCTTGATCTGATCTATTGGGGCCTACAACTTCGCCAAAGCCGACTAGCATCCCTTTCCACTGCGCATTTTTCGAACAAAGAAGACTACTAAAGGATCGAATTCGCTTTCCGTGGTGAACTGGCCGTCCCATACCTTCATTTTGTCTCATGTGTGTTGAACATTGTCTTCCTCGGTTCCAGCTTCACTGATGTAGGTAGGGCTGGGCGAGAAAGGGTCCCCTCTTGCCTATTAGTAAGCGGGCCTTCGATTCCACCGGGGTCTTACGGTCTCATAGAGGGGGGAGAACTACCTAACTAAAGAAGAATAGTGCTCTTTATAAATAAGAGTAGGCGTGGAGAGCTTTTTGCGGGGAAACTTGCAAGTAAAGTTTGGGGGGAGGCGGGCGTCGACCCAACCTTATGAGTATTCGGACTATAACAGTTCCGATGAACAGTCACTCACTTTTGACAGTTATACGATTCCAGAAGATGATCCAGAATTGGGTCAATCACGTTTATTAGAAGTTGACAATAGAGTGGTTGTACCAGCCAAAACTCATCTACGTATGATTGTAACACCCGCTGATGTACCTCATAGTTGGGCTGTACCTTCCTCAGGTGTCAAATGTGATGCTGTACCTGGTCGTTCAAATCTTACCTCCATCTCGGTACAACGAGAAGGAGTTTACTATGGTCAGTGCAGTGAGATTTGTGGAACTAATCATGCCTTTACGCCTATCGTCGTAGAAGCGGTGACTTTGAAAGATTATGCGGATTGGGTATCCAATCAATTAATCCTCCAAACCAACTAAACCGGGGAAGCTGAAGCGGAAATGCAATTCTCGGGTGAGGGAAGGGGGAAGCTCCAGGAAGGCTTCGCTCGCTCGCTCAAAAAGCTCTAACGCTCGTTTACGGGTGGAGTGCATAAGAAGCCCTTATTGAAGTAGGGCGAGGCCTTACTACACGAGCTCGTAAGTCAAGCACGGAACGAGCCTTGTCTACGAAGCTTCGCTTCATCATCTTGCTTGCTTCTGGCGAAGCTTAACGCACTATAACATAGGCATGCATGATGGTATGGTAGGGTCCAAAGATACTTTTAAGGCCGACCACTACATAGGAGCGATAGGAAGCCAAGCCGTCAAAAGGAAAGGCGAGCAGCCCTTATTGCAATAGCAAACGGCCTACTTATAGCCCTATTTAGACTCTTTCTCGGGGACTTCAACGGGCCTTACATACATAATTTGAATTGCTCTGACATTCCACCTTTATCATGTTCAACGCCCCAAGAGCAAAAATGGATAAAATCAATATGTCCATTTCTTTAGAAGATTTTCTGCTATGTTTGCAAAATGAGTACTCGTGTAGATATTCCCGAATCTTCCATAAAGATAAGTTTGATTCATTAGTTAATTCTTTTTTTCCAGGAAATTATGAAATGAAAAAGATGGACATCGCATCGTGGATTTAACGTTTCAATTTGGGCAAGAGGGCCCTGGTTATGTCGCAAAAGACGACATTCTAAGTTTTCCTCCTCCTCTCCGGTCTGCATGCAAGTACCTCTGGTCCTAAGCACCCCCGAACGGCAACCATCTATAACTGATATCGACAACCGATACGGATTCTCTATCGATTGAAGGAGCTCGTGAACTGGAAGTCGTTTTTCACCTCTGAAGTTCAAAAGATGGATCAATCTTACATCTTCTCCGGTGTCAGAAGTACTATGTAGCGGGAGTCCGAACGCAGCAGAGAGGTAAGACAAGCCTAAACTTTTCCCATGGGACATAAACCTTTTTAGTAGCCGGAGATTGGACCCTTCCCCAAAGTGGAATCCATAAAAGTAGAATCTCATTGTGCGGATTATCCGCCGTAGCATGCGTCCATACAGCATGTGCTAGAGCGACACGTGGGAGAATGAGAACCCAATCGTAGCTCAATCTGGTCTACGGCAACAAAGAAGACCAAAGCGAACCTGCTAAAAGATACGACTAGGGAGTAAAATCCAACCTATAGGTCTCACTTTCTTTGATAGTCATTCGTACCTACACATTCACCGGGGCAGTAAGAACCACAGGAATCCCAGACATGCTGGTAAGGAAGTCGATTTAGTTCTGTGTTTTATCCAGCCCCCGGCTCCAAAGGATCGTGCAGTAGATGTGTCGGGTCGAAGCTTAATCCTTAATAGCCAACCGATGCCTGGCACCACCGCTAAGCACAAGGGCAAGAAAAAGATTGGCCTTAAAAGATCCAAATACTTCCTTGTGGGTTTATAAAAAACCATATCATATCGAAGAACTTGATGGTCTTTCCCCACCCGTTCGATTACTTCTTAAAAGGATTAGATATAGAAGAAAAGTAGTCTACTCAGGAGAATGAGATAAATGCTCATAATATCGCTAGTAACCAACCACAAAAGTAAACAGATGGAGGTCTTTCATAAAGAGAGCAATTTATAGCCCCAATCCTATTTTCCGTGTTCACTTTCAAATGAACATATTTCTGAAAAGTGAATTCGCTCTTCCTGGGTTTCCAGGATCTTCTATTCTGCGTTTCGTTGGTAGATAGCACACCGGAGGCTTGGAAGGAAAATAACAAACCCGAGGAGGGTCGTCCGCTATGAATGAATAGTTGGAAAATCTTATCCGAAAAAGAAGAGTCAGCTGTTTGGCCGATGCTGCAAACCAGACTTCTATCAATGTCAGTGCTTGGGGATCGGGTAAAGCGAGATCACTTTTCAGCTTGACCGTCTCAGTAGCTCCTCCTTCTCTTCTTTCTTCTTGAAATGGAATTAGCTGCCCCTTCTCTCCATACCTAGTAACACATGTCTTTCGTATTTATTGTCCTCATCCCCTTCGTTCTTCCTTCACTCCGTATTGCACCGACGAGCCTCTCCGCCATCGGATATGAGCTTCATTCGTAAGGGGAGTTGCATGCATAATTCACCGAATATTTATGAACCTATAACAACTCTAGAGTACGGAAGACTGATCCCAATCATATCGAAAATCATGTCGTTTTACATCAGGGTCGGCTTACTGCGCACACCCAATTGAAGTGTAAGCAGATAGACTGAATTCACTTCCTGACATTGCATAATAAGCAGGTATGTCTGGGTAGTGAAAGGGTAAGCATACATAGGGTGGTCAGCGGTTTCCCAGCTGCTTAGGATAGTGCTCACCATAAAAGTGGCTTCTGGCTGGACAACACAAGATCTTACTTCACTTATGGGCATTTTTTGCACTTTATGCCCATAAATACACAATTGAGATGAAAATAATGCACGGATGGGGCGGATTTCTCTCTACTTGTGCCGCTACGCACATAGATACTAAAGGTAAATCTACACGGAATGTGGTGTAAATCTACGTAAATAAGAGATAAGTAACCCTATTGTCTCTTCTCCATTTGTATATGGTGAAGAATTCAGTCTACATGCAGTGTTGAATGACGAGTCAAAGTTCATGTGAATAGGGCTCTCAAGCTATTTTGTCATAGCTTCTGTGTGACAATTCCAGAATTTCTTTGTTTTAAATATATTTTATCCATGGATTTTCAATCCACACCATCAGTAATATATAATAAATATTACTAAATAAATATTTTTCTCCGCGTCCATTTCTCTGTATGCGTGCAAGATCTCTCAGCAACAAGAAAGCGAGGTCCATTTATCAACATTTCATCAATATCTCCATCTTCCTTGTCAAGTTCCCTAACCCCCTTTATAGCTTCACGCTGTTTGAATAGTTCCAATTAATGGAATCGAAGTCATTACACGAGTGAGTTTAGCAAGTGGAATATCTGACTTTGAAGGAGCTGCTGCGAGTTCTCGAATTGTAGTTGAACTGGCGTTAGAGGCTAAACTTACTACATTGGCACTCGCTGGGAAGGCTGTTTTTCATTTGGTACTGAAGCATGAAGCAGGTAATATCCAACTCTTATTCGTCCGAACACTTGACTTCAGAACTTTCATCCTGACACGGTTTGTTTTCACATCAAACCCCGGAGTTCTCCTTATATATTTTATCAGATAAGATAGTAGGTCTGTGAGCTGGCAAATTAGTTTACTTCCTTACGCCGCTTTGCTTTCTGTAAAGTCAGCACTATGCTTCTTAACTTAAAGTGCGGATGCGATGGCATATGTGTACAAGATCCTATAGAGAGGGAGGGCAGAGGATTGAATTCTTTACCAAAGGATGCGTCGAAGCGTGACAAAGAAATGGCTGTCAAAGAGAAGGCCAAAAATGCCAATCTTCAAGCCAGAGGCGAGGGACAACAACCTTTGCCCGGCGGGGCGGCGGCTTCCTCAGAAAAAGAGAAAACTCTCTCACTCTCCTCTTTGACTGAACACTTGAGATAGATATTGATCATAGATAGGATGCTGGGTTAAGTAAGAGGATTTTCATTTAGGTGAAATTTGGTCAATATGTATCCCGCTGGGTATGACTCGTAGTCAATCTCTGGAGGATATGGAGGATCATAGGCTAGGTAACCTTTTCACTATTCTTTTTTAAAGGTACCTTCAAGTAACCAGGTCTCTTCATCCTTATCGGGCACTCCCACAAGAGACAATTCTTTTTAGCCTCTAAGAGACAAAAAGAAGAGCCTAACCAGGACCTTGAGATAACAGCCCATAGGGTAGCCCCTACAGAGCAAAAATCTAAGGTCGGAATACCGGAGTTCTTTCTTTGCTTCCAAGAAAATAGATTCCTTCTTCAACCCAGGTCATGACCGAGGGTGGGTATCTCACTCGCATATCTAGAGCCCAGCATCTCTCCTGAACGACACCTTCTGCAGACTCTACTGGTGGTATTCCCCGAGGCGAGGGTAAATATGTGCATTCATATCGGTCAGGAAACGACAATGACTCTTCTTCTTTCCGGGAAGCTATGGGCACCTCACAATTCTTAGACGACATTAGTGGAAGCGAACATTCGTAGCATTCATTGTCACCGATCATTGACAAAAGAAGAAAAAGAAGCCGTACGACAACTTAAGGAATCTTTAGATTTGGCGGCTATAGACTCAAAGGGCACAGACAGGCTGCTGGTACTGTTTTTTTAGCTAACTAAAGTCCAACTTCCTTTGCCGAAAGAGGATGAAACGGACCACCCGATACCAATGAACTCACCAAAAGTTCACTGATCAGATCAACCACTGATCGCTGAGAATTCCAACCCTTTCTATCCCAGCTTCTACTCCACACAGTTGTTCTCGACTTCTACTCTCGATACTTATCGTAGTTTATTTTTCTACGGTTCCTTCGGGCTAGGGTTAGTGTCATTTCCACTACTTTTGGGAGTGTTATGATCAGCCAAGCTCGACAATTCTCTCAATAGTACCTCGTTTTCATCTAAAACACTGCTTAAAGCTCGATGGGCCGTATGGCCAAAGTTTTTGAACTCATCTCCCCCAATATGATGGGGTTTAGTACCAACTAAGCGGCCATCGCTGTCATGAATTGATATTCGCTTTTTACTAGTAAGTCCCATGGTGATATGAAATTCCTTATATTGAACTAATAGTTCTGCCCAATTCCTGTGGAATTGTTTCTCATAGGTGTGTGTGCCTATCGCCTGCCTTGTTGTTTTTCCTGTTCAACCACCCCAACTTGTGACGTATAACGATGCAGGTATCTGGCCAGCATTGACCGTTCGAGTTGATGAGCGGAACCCAGACCCATGCCAACTGGACACCCGCAACGTATGTCCACCCGCCCTTTCCTTTGATAAATCCTATTCCTATCGATTTAGCTGCATAGGCAATACGACGTTACTACGAATAAATGACGAGCGAACCCTCGAAAACCGAATCGGGATTATCCACTTGAACAGATGGGAAACACAAAGCAAGGTATCATTGTTTATAAATGTATCGATTAGCTCTGTTGATAAGGATCATGATGAAATTGCAAGTACGGATGGATTGAGACCCGATCTGTTCCGATCCTTTGGCATGGGAAATCCTTCCTTTTACTCTCTCTTTTGAATGAGTCGTGATGCGCTCATCAAGAAGGGGAAAGATGGATGGGAAATGCTTGTCAAGCTCGGTTCTTTAAAGAATAGCATCCTCGTCTTCCTAGTGAAAAGCGCATTGGGATTCTCTACTTGTGGTGGTATAGTGCTGCTTTTAGTGATTTGGAGGGTGCCTCCCGTGGGCATGCCTGCTACGCTGATTAAGCGGGTAGGCA from Oryza sativa Japonica Group mitochondrion, complete genome includes these protein-coding regions:
- the orf161 gene encoding orf161 (contains a small nuclear sequence), whose amino-acid sequence is MLYGRMLRRIIRTMRFYFYGFHFGEGSNLRLLKRFMSHGKSLGLSYLSAAFGLPLHSTSDTGEDVRLIHLLNFRGEKRLPVHELLQSIENPYRLSISVIDGCRSGVLRTRGTCMQTGEEEENLECRLLRHNQGPLAQIETLNPRCDVHLFHFIISWKKRIN
- the cox2 gene encoding cytochrome c oxidase subunit 2, whose amino-acid sequence is MILRSLECRFLTIALCDAAEPWQLGSQDAATPMMQGIIDLHHDIFFFLILILVFVSRMLVRALWHFNEQTNPIPQRIVHGTTIEIIRTIFPSVILLFIAIPSFALLYSMDGVLVDPAITIKAIGHQWYRTYEYSDYNSSDEQSLTFDSYTIPEDDPELGQSRLLEVDNRVVVPAKTHLRMIVTPADVPHSWAVPSSGVKCDAVPGRSNLTSISVQREGVYYGQCSEICGTNHAFTPIVVEAVTLKDYADWVSNQLILQTN